The following coding sequences lie in one Apium graveolens cultivar Ventura chromosome 3, ASM990537v1, whole genome shotgun sequence genomic window:
- the LOC141711482 gene encoding uncharacterized protein LOC141711482 — protein MNECQPDRGSSSKKRKLEDSQAAASESFEKQKTNRTGSSFDANLNLDTTLPTWEWQRYLDIKSGHVYFYNTRTRKNSPRFLNEPELPNPSGMRLDLDLNLPCGSARKNGNNNSCNELQTFGDLINDSSKDEKKHDGLKRSPSWLTFETDEKEMVTAVCNKCHMLVMMCKSCPACPNCKFMHPPDHNLPSLFLPNVKPLVLKSV, from the exons ATGAATGAATGTCAGCCTGATCGTGGAAGTTCgtcaaagaaaagaaaactggAGGATTCGCAAGCTGCTGCAAGCGAGAGTTTTGAGAAACAGAAAACCAACAGGACCGGCTCCTCATTCGACGCTAACCTAAACTTGGATACGACTCTACCAACTTGGGAGTGGCAAAGGTATCTTGATATCAAG TCCGGTCATGTATATTTCTACAATACAAGAACCCGTAAGAATTCACCGAGATTTCTTAATGAGCCAGAATTGCCAAACCCCAGCGGCATGAGGTTAGATCTTGATCTCAACCTGCCCTGTGGATCAGCAAGGAAGAACGGTAACAATAATTCTTGTAACGAGCTACAAACCTTCGGGGACCTAATCAACGATTCAAGCAAAGATGAGAAGAAGCACGATGGTCTCAAACGTTCTCCATCGTGGCTGACATTTGAAACGGATGAGAAAGAGATGGTAACAGCAGTGTGCAACAAGTGCCATATGCTAGTGATGATGTGCAAGTCTTGTCCTGCATGTCCAAACTGTAAATTTATGCATCCACCAGACCATAATCTTCCCAGCTTATTTTTACCAAATGTTAAGCCTCTTGTTCTCAAGAGTGTTTAG
- the LOC141711480 gene encoding uncharacterized protein LOC141711480 isoform X1 produces the protein MKAETLTLVLVNLAGIMERADESLLPGVYKEVGQALHTDPTGLGSLTLYRSMVQSLCFPLAAYLSLRYNRAHVIAFGAFLWAAATFLVALSSSFFQVALSRALNGIGLAIVGPAIQSLVADSTDDNSRGMAFGWLQLTSNLGSIIGGLFSVMLAPNTFMGIPGWRISFHLVGMISVFVGILVWLFANDPHYSNGGRRSTTDISNKTLWSEVKDLTWEAKSVMKIQSFQIIVAQGVTGSFPWSALSFSAMWLELAGFSHKITGFIVAMFVVGSSLGGLFGGKMGDILSKLLPNSGRIILSQISSASAIPLAAILLLTLPNNPSTIFLHTLVFFTTGFFISWNGPATNNPIFAEIVPEKSRTTIYALDRSFETVLSSFAPPIVGILAQHVYGYEPVPEGSENIATDRENAESLAKALYTAIGIPMGLCCLIYTFLYFTYPRDRERAQMDVLIDSEMQQIEFDSSLASKQYTEVRSSEAKVDYPDGMEVAQFAPLDESEEKLLLYRQLTFANLGNL, from the exons ATGAAGGCGGAAACGCTGACACTGGTGCTGGTAAATCTGGCCGGAATAATGGAAAGAGCCGACGAGTCACTTCTTCCTGGTGTTTACAAAGAAGTTGGACAAGCTCTCCACACCGACCCTACTGGCCTCGGCTCTCTTACTCTTTACAGGTCTATGGTCCAGTCTCTTTGCTTCCCTCTAGCTGCTTATCTCTCTCTCCGTTATAATCGTGCTCATGTCATTGCTTTTGGTGCTTTCTTATGGGCTGCTGCTACTTTTCTTGTTGCTCTCTCCTCTTCTTTCTTTCAG GTGGCTTTATCAAGAGCCTTAAACGGGATTGGCCTTGCTATAGTTGGACCAGCAATTCAGTCCCTTGTAGCTGATTCAACTGATGACAACAGCCGTGGTATGGCTTTTGGATGGCTACAGCTAACCAGCAACCTTGGCTCAATTATCGGAGGATTATTTTCAGTAATGCTAGCCCCAAATACATTTATGGGCATTCCTGGCTGGAGAATATCTTTTCATTTGGTTGGAATGATCAGTGTCTTCGTTGGTATATTGGTTTGGTTGTTTGCCAATGATCCACACTATTCTAATGGTGGTAGAAGAAGTACAACTGATATCTCGAATAAAACTTTATGGTCTGAGGTAAAAGACCTTACCTGGGAAGCAAAATCAGTCATGAAGATTCAGTCATTCCAGATTATCGTGGCTCAGGGTGTGACCGGTTCTTTTCCCTGGTCAGCTCTGTCATTTTCAGCTATGTGGTTGGAACTTGCCGGATTCTCTCATAAGATTACTGGTTTCATCGTAGCTATGTTTGTGGTTGGCAGTTCATTGGGAGGACTTTTTGGAGGCAAGATGGGAGACATTTTATCAAAGCTCCTGCCCAACTCGGGGAGAATTATTTTGTCACAAATAAGTTCAGCATCAGCAATACCTCTAGCAGCTATTCTTTTGCTCACTTTGCCTAATAACCCATCCACAATCTTCCTGCATACCTTAGTCTTTTTCACTACAGGATTTTTCATATCTTGGAATGGCCCGGCAACAAACAA TCCAATTTTTGCAGAAATTGTCCCCGAAAAATCTCGAACTACTATCTACGCATTGGACCGATCTTTTGAAACTGTACTCTCTTCATTTGCCCCTCCTATAGTTGGTATACTAGCTCAACATGTCTATGGTTACGAACCAGTTCCGGAAGGGTCAGAAAATATTGCAACAGACCGAGAAAATGCTGAATCATTGGCCAAGGCTTTGTACACAGCAATCGGAATTCCAATGGGTCTTTGTTGTCTCATTTACACATTCCTTTATTTCACCTACCCAAGGGACAGGGAGCGGGCTCAAATGGATGTTCTGATAGATTCCGAAATGCAACAGATAGAATTTGACTCTTCCTTGGCAAGCAAACAGTACACTGAAGTGAGATCGTCTGAAGCAAAAGTGGATTATCCAGATGGCATGGAAGTTGCTCAATTTGCACCCCTTGATGAAAGCGAAGAGAAGTTGTTGCTCTATCGCCAGTTGACATTCGCAAATTTAGGAAATTTGTAG
- the LOC141711480 gene encoding uncharacterized protein LOC141711480 isoform X2, whose translation MAFGWLQLTSNLGSIIGGLFSVMLAPNTFMGIPGWRISFHLVGMISVFVGILVWLFANDPHYSNGGRRSTTDISNKTLWSEVKDLTWEAKSVMKIQSFQIIVAQGVTGSFPWSALSFSAMWLELAGFSHKITGFIVAMFVVGSSLGGLFGGKMGDILSKLLPNSGRIILSQISSASAIPLAAILLLTLPNNPSTIFLHTLVFFTTGFFISWNGPATNNPIFAEIVPEKSRTTIYALDRSFETVLSSFAPPIVGILAQHVYGYEPVPEGSENIATDRENAESLAKALYTAIGIPMGLCCLIYTFLYFTYPRDRERAQMDVLIDSEMQQIEFDSSLASKQYTEVRSSEAKVDYPDGMEVAQFAPLDESEEKLLLYRQLTFANLGNL comes from the exons ATGGCTTTTGGATGGCTACAGCTAACCAGCAACCTTGGCTCAATTATCGGAGGATTATTTTCAGTAATGCTAGCCCCAAATACATTTATGGGCATTCCTGGCTGGAGAATATCTTTTCATTTGGTTGGAATGATCAGTGTCTTCGTTGGTATATTGGTTTGGTTGTTTGCCAATGATCCACACTATTCTAATGGTGGTAGAAGAAGTACAACTGATATCTCGAATAAAACTTTATGGTCTGAGGTAAAAGACCTTACCTGGGAAGCAAAATCAGTCATGAAGATTCAGTCATTCCAGATTATCGTGGCTCAGGGTGTGACCGGTTCTTTTCCCTGGTCAGCTCTGTCATTTTCAGCTATGTGGTTGGAACTTGCCGGATTCTCTCATAAGATTACTGGTTTCATCGTAGCTATGTTTGTGGTTGGCAGTTCATTGGGAGGACTTTTTGGAGGCAAGATGGGAGACATTTTATCAAAGCTCCTGCCCAACTCGGGGAGAATTATTTTGTCACAAATAAGTTCAGCATCAGCAATACCTCTAGCAGCTATTCTTTTGCTCACTTTGCCTAATAACCCATCCACAATCTTCCTGCATACCTTAGTCTTTTTCACTACAGGATTTTTCATATCTTGGAATGGCCCGGCAACAAACAA TCCAATTTTTGCAGAAATTGTCCCCGAAAAATCTCGAACTACTATCTACGCATTGGACCGATCTTTTGAAACTGTACTCTCTTCATTTGCCCCTCCTATAGTTGGTATACTAGCTCAACATGTCTATGGTTACGAACCAGTTCCGGAAGGGTCAGAAAATATTGCAACAGACCGAGAAAATGCTGAATCATTGGCCAAGGCTTTGTACACAGCAATCGGAATTCCAATGGGTCTTTGTTGTCTCATTTACACATTCCTTTATTTCACCTACCCAAGGGACAGGGAGCGGGCTCAAATGGATGTTCTGATAGATTCCGAAATGCAACAGATAGAATTTGACTCTTCCTTGGCAAGCAAACAGTACACTGAAGTGAGATCGTCTGAAGCAAAAGTGGATTATCCAGATGGCATGGAAGTTGCTCAATTTGCACCCCTTGATGAAAGCGAAGAGAAGTTGTTGCTCTATCGCCAGTTGACATTCGCAAATTTAGGAAATTTGTAG
- the LOC141711484 gene encoding uncharacterized protein LOC141711484, which translates to MKGRERNKGAPPADLLVCFPTRSHLKLMPKPTTCSPSRPSAPTKRFLQYQHRHLKKSAANSSMLLLKNKHMESDMSEPTSPKVTCAGQIKVRPKNGGSCKNWQSVMEEIEKLHNHNKKNKKIKKPNWAEALGFKKDVMQFLTCLRTIRFDFRCFGSFPSVDITSSDDEDDDEDEDEDKDNAEGGKYEHNQDDDDDENENENSKAVFSKWFMVLQENQDTKEGLVPTCDDQNHSQSANVPPSNALLLMRCRSAPAKSWLEEREEDEVDEEEEEEKEEKEAKMVNEEEVKRKKILDENNLVVMKYDTDFYKLSCDIAKETWVVGGMNKDQMSRSRSCKR; encoded by the coding sequence ATGAAGGGAAGAGAAAGAAACAAAGGAGCTCCTCCTGCAGATCTGTTGGTCTGTTTTCCAACTAGAAGTCATCTGAAGCTAATGCCAAAGCCGACGACTTGTAGCCCTTCACGACCATCTGCGCCTACTAAACGCTTCCTACAATACCAACACCGCCACCTTAAAAAATCTGCTGCCAATTCTTCTATGTTATTGTTAAAAAACAAACACATGGAATCTGATATGTCTGAGCCTACCTCTCCTAAAGTTACTTGTGCTGGACAGATTAAGGTGAGGCCGAAAAATGGAGGATCATGCAAGAATTGGCAATCAGTGATGGAGGAGATTGAGAAGCTTCATAATCACaacaagaaaaacaagaagatcAAGAAACCGAATTGGGCTGAGGCTTTAGGGTTCAAGAAAGATGTCATGCAGTTCTTGACTTGTTTACGAACTATTCGCTTTGATTTTCGATGTTTTGGATCGTTTCCATCTGTTGATATTACTAGCTCGGATGATGAAGATGACGATGAGGACGAGGACGAGGATAAAGATAATGCAGAAGGTGGTAAATATGAACACAAtcaagatgatgatgatgatgagaaTGAGAATGAGAACTCGAAAGCTGTTTTCTCCAAATGGTTCATGGTTTTACAAGAAAACCAGGATACTAAAGAAGGACTCGTACCTACTTGTGATGATCAAAATCATTCTCAATCTGCTAATGTTCCACCTTCAAATGCTTTATTGCTCATGCGTTGTCGGTCTGCCCCTGCTAAAAGCTGGCTCGAAGAAAgagaagaagatgaagttgaCGAGGAAGAAGAGGAGGAGAAAGAGGAAAAGGAAGCCAAAATGGTGAATGAAGAAGaagtaaaaagaaaaaaaatattagaTGAGAATAATTTGGTGGTTATGAAATATGACACTGATTTCTACAAACTATCTTGCGATATTGCCAAGGAAACTTGGGTTGTTGGTGGAATGAATAAAGATCAAATGTCAAGGAGTCGAAGTTGCAAGAGATGA